The Chlamydiota bacterium genome includes the window TTCACGTGCGGCCGCGGGATGATATGCACGGAGACGAGCTCGCCCACCTTCTCGGCCCCCCGCGCCCCCGCCTCGGTCGCCGCGCGCACCGCCGCCACGTCGCCGCGCACGATCGCCGTCACGTAGCCGCCGCCGATCTTCTCGTAGCTCA containing:
- a CDS encoding BMC domain-containing protein — encoded protein: SYEKIGGGYVTAIVRGDVAAVRAATEAGARGAEKVGELVSVHIIPRPHVNVDAVLPLGRSAAKD